The Vicinamibacteria bacterium genome segment GAGGCTCATCCCGCGCAGGGGGAAGCCCGGCTGCGCGCGCCGCCAGCTCGCCCCCCCGTCGCCGGAGCGGTACAGGATCCCGTCCGCGGTGCCCAGGTAGACGACCCGGGGGTCACGCGGATCCACGGCCAGGGCCCGGACGTCTCCCCCGGGGAGCCCCACCGCCATCCAGCTCTGGGCGCGGGCGAAAGGAGGGGCGGCCAGGAGCGCGACGAGGAGGATGGCCAGCCGCGGCGCTTCTGGAGCGGACATGTCGCTCCGAGTTTAATCGAAAAGCCGCAGTACGGGGGCGTCGCCGCCGCGGGAAAACAAAAGGGGTGCGGCCCTAAGGCCGCACCCCGGTCGAGGCGGACGGTGGCTCCTCTAGTCGTCATCCTCCGGAGGAGTCGCCCCCTCGGGCACGAAGATCACGTCCACGCGCCGGTTCTTGGCCCGGGCGGCGGCGGAGGTTCCGGTGTCGAGGGGCTTGCTGGCCCCTGCGCTCTTGGCCGTGATGCGGGCCTCCTCGATGCCGCGCTCCTTGACGAGGTAACTCTTCACCGCCTCGGCACGCTTGCGGCCGATCACCTCCGGGTAACGCTCGTTGCTGTCCGCGTGGCCAACGATGATTACTCGGCTGCGCGGATCCTGCTTGAGCTTGGAGGCCACATCGTCCAGGCAGGCCTTGTCCACGTTGTTCAAACGGGCCAGGTTGCGGGGGAAGCCCCCGGACGTGCAGGTGACGGGCTCCGGCCGGGGCTTCTCGGGGGCCTGGACGCGGACGCTGCAGACCGACTGCGCGGTACCACCCCGGCCGTCGGAGACGCTGACCGTGACCGAGACCGTTGTGCCCGGGGGCACGCCGGCGCTGTCGAAGACCGCCTCCGTGCCCGTGCCCGTGACTCTTCCCGAACTGGCCGTCCAGGAGTAGGTGAGGGGGTCGCCGTCGGGATCCGAGGCCACGGCCCGGCAGCGCACCGTCTCTCCGGGCAGAATCTGCGATTTCTCGATCTCGCAGTTGACGGTGGGGTTTCGGTTGGTGGGCGGCGGCGGGGGCGGCGGCGGCACGTAAACCTGGCAGCAGCGGGTGCCAGGGTGGTAGCCGATCGACACCTCGTAGTCCGAGTAGCTCTTGAAGCCCTGGTTCGAGCCGCGGTCGTTGAAGTTGGCGTTCCAGGAGAGAGCGGGGCGGATGAAGAAGCCGGGCTTGATGAAGAACACGGGTCCGATCACGACGTCGACGGGGTTCGTTTGGGCGGAGTCGGCGCTGCTGTAGGACCTCCCCGTGACCTCGGCCTGGAGCTGGATCTTGGAGCAGGAGGGGAAGTTCAGGCCCACCCCCCACTTGAACGCGTTGCCGATCTTGACCGCGTCGGGGCTGCTGTTAAATTCGTACCCCAGCGAGCCGTGCAGGTCAGCGTGGTGGTCGAGGCTCTTGGAGAGGATCAGGTCGGCAGCGAACGAGGTCTTGCCTGTGCCCAACCCCAGGGTTTCGTCAGCGGTTCCGAATTTAACCGCCGCCTTCAGGGCGAGGCCCACGCCTTCCCCGCGGTAGTCGTCCAGGAACTTGAACTTCCCTCCGAGCTTCACGTCTCCGAAGCCGCTCTGCCAGGGAGTGGTGACCCCTGGGAGGTCGTTGTAGAACCCGGGCTGGAAGAGGGCGTCGGCGTCGACCCGGTTCTGAATGCCTACGTCCCCGAAGAGCTCCAGCCGATCGGTCGCTCCGTAGGCGAGGGAGAGCCCGAAGATCGCAAAGTTGATGTCCTTGGGGTCCCGATTCAGGACCTGACGGAACACGCTGACGGAGGCCTTTCCCTTGGGGAGGGTATAGGCCGAGGACAGATGGAAGAGCCCGGTGTCACCCTCGTAGCTGGGAGTGGCCGGACGCACCTCCCACTCCTGCCCGTCCACCGTCATTGTCCAGGTCTTGACCTCCTCCTTTTTGACCGTGCAGGCGGCCCCGTCCTTCTTATCGGCTGCGTCACCGGAAGTTCCATCAGCCCAAGAGGTTCCCGTCAGGACCAAAAAGCCACCCAGTGCCAAGGCCGTCCAGCGTCCGCTCATGAAGACCCTCCTTAGCGATGCCTGGCGAAAGCAGAAGGTAAGTCTAAACCTATCTCAACATGATCTGCAAAGCGTTTTCAACTGGACCACCTGCCCCTTGGCGGGCCAGAAGGCCCGCCAGGTCCTTCTCCGCCCCCGTTCGGACCTGGCCCCGGAGAACGAGCTTGCCCTTCTCTTCCGCCACCTTCAGACCATAGGGGGCCAGGTTGGGGTTGGCCCGGATCGCGCTCTCGGCACCCGCCCGGCCCCTCGGCGTGGCCTCCCCGCGGACCCTGATGTTGTCCGTCACCCCGGCCACGCCCGGCACGGCCCGGGCGGCCTCCAGGGCGACGTCGCGTTGGGCCAATCCGGCCACCTCCCCGCTGAGGGTGACCTGGCGCCGGAAGACGCTCACGTTGATATCGGTTCCCCCCAGCTCCCGCCGGAGGGAGAGCGCGAATCGGACCTCCACCTCGAGTGACCGGTCGTCCAGGCTCTCGCCGATGGTGCGCGCCTCGGGACCGGAGGCGGCGGCGGGTCCCGCGGCCACCTGGAGGTGGTTTACAACCTGAACCACATCCGGAACCGCTCCCACGACCCGGGCCGCCAGCTCGCCCAGGTCCTGAGCCGGAACCTGCCCCCGAAGCGTGACCACCCCGCTCTCCGTGGCGACGTCGATGGAGTAGGGCTTGAGGTTGCGGTTTAGGGCCAGGGCGGCCCGGACCGAAGCAGTGACCTTGGCGTCTTGGAGCCGATGGCCCAGCACGCCCAGGCGGCCCTTGTCACCGGAGGGCAGACCCCAATAGTAGTGAAGGGCGGCCCCCACGAGGGCCAAGAGCACGATCAGTGCGAAAAGGCGCTTGAGCAAAGCCCCCTCCGGGGTAGATTCTAGCGCCATGTCTCCAGACACATTCGACCTCGTCGTGCTCGGCTCGGGCCCAGCCGGGGAAAAGGGCGCCGCCCAAGCCGCCTATTTCGGCAAGAGAGTCGCCCTCGTGGAGAAGGATCCTCACCTGGGCGGAGCGGGAGTGAACACCGGAACCGTTCCCAGCAAGACCCTGCGCGAAACCGCCCTCTACTTCTCCGGGCTCAGCCAGCGGGGTCTCTATGGCGTCGATTACTCGATAAAAGAGGACATCGGAGTCCGTGATTTCATGCACCGGGAGGAGGAGGTGGTTCGGACCCTGCGCGCCTTGATCGGGGCCAACATCGAGCGACACCGCATCGAGGTCGTGCGCGGGGCCGCATCCTTCGACGATCCCCACACGGTGAGGGCGCGGGTCCAAGGCCAGCCGGACCGCCTGCTGAGCGCTCCCGTCATCCTGATCGCGACCGGCTCCACGCCCAACTGGCCGGACGGGATCCCCCGGGACCCCCTCCGCCTCTACGACAGCGACTCCATCCTGCACATGGACCGGATCCCGACCTCGCTGGCCGTCATCGGCGCGGGCGTGATCGGGTGCGAATACGCCACGATGTTCCGGGCCATGGGCATTTCGGTCACCCTCGTAGGGGGGACGGAGCGTCTGCTGCCGTTCCTGGACGCCGAGATCGGGGACCGGCTACGCCTGCAGATGGAGTTGCTGGGCCTCCGCGTGGTCCTGGGCCAGAGCCTGGAGGAGGTCCGGCTCGATCGGCCCCAGGTTCTTCTCCGCCTGAAGAACGGCGAGGAGCTGGAGGTGGAGCGGGTGCTGTTCGCGACCGGGCGCATGGGGGCGACCACCGAGCTCGGTCTGGAACGGGTGGGCCTGACCGCCGGACCCCGGGGGCACCTGAAGGTCAACGAGCATTACCAGACCAGCGTCCCCCATGTCTACGCCGCGGGGGATGTGATCGGGTTTCCTGCCCTGGCCTCTACCTCCATGGAGCAGGCCCGGGTGGCCATGTGTCATGCCTTCGATTTGAAGTACAAGTCGCGGGTCTCCAGCCTCTTGCCCATGGCCGTCTACACCATCCCCGAGATAGCTGCCGTCGGGGAGACCGAGGAGTCGTGCCGGGAAAAAGGGATCGCCTACGGCGTGGGCCGGGCCCACTATCCGAACAACAGCCGGGGGCAGATCATCGGCGACATGTCGGGCCTGGTGAAGCTGATCTTTTCCCCCGTCGACCTCAAGCTCCTCGGGGTCCACATTCTGGGGGAGATGGCCTCGGAGCTCGTCCACGTCGGCCAGAGCTGCCTCTACTTCCACGGGACCCTGGACGACTTCATCCAGATCGTCTACAACTATCCGACTTTGGGCGAGGCCTTCAAGTATGCGGCTTACGACGGGCTGGGAAACCTGGCGCGACAGCGGGAAGGGGGAGAGACGGTGGGAGGCTAAGCTGTCCCACCGCCGGCCGCCGAGAAATGGCGACCGGACGCCGTTTTTCGGACGGCCGGCACTCAGCCTCCGGGCACCCCCAGCTCGAGCCTTGGGGGACAACACTTTACGGGTGATCCCTCCGGCGCTGCTCCGGCACGGGTCTTGCGACTCTCGGGGGCAGGGCGGCGACCACGGTGGTCGTCTCGACACGGAGGAAGTTCACATGGCACGCAAGCGAGTCTACCTTTCGATCGGCCAAGGAGCTGCCGTGGCTTGCCGGCCCGAGGGAACCCAAGAGGCGTGGGAAGCACTGCCCGGTCGGTCGGACCGCTCGGCGTCGAGTCCGCTCTCCTTGCTCCCCCGCTTCCGGATCGACGACGTGATTGCCGACCTCGGAGGCGGCCGCTACTGGCTGTTGCCCCGTGAGGCATCCAAGCCCCGGCCTTAAGCTCAGACCCCCTGGCATGAGGCCCGCCGGTCTCATAATCCTGCTCCTTCTGGGCCTCGCGTCGTCGGCGGCGGGCCAGGGTCTCGTCATCGATCACGACGGACTCGGCTGCGTGGTGGCCGGGAAGTACCCGAAGCTTTCCGCCTGCATCGCACCGCGCTCGCGCGTGGCGCGAGCCCGTGTCTACTTCCGCGGCGAGGGCACCCCGAACTGGTACTACGTCACCCTCACCTCGGACATGCCCTGTTATCGCGGCCTCCTTCCCAAGCCCAAGCGCGATCTCCGGCGATTCAGCTACTACATCGCGGCCGTGGACATGGCCTTTGCGGAAACGCAAACGGGCGAATACGTGGCGGAGGTGGTGCCGGACGAGGCCAGCTGCCGCAAAGGCCCGCTCGCCCCCTTTTTGCAAGATGCGTCGGTGGTGGCAACTCCAGCCGCGGGCGGGGCCGCGATCCCGCCCGGCTTCTCGGCGGTCGGTGCCGTGGGCGGCCTCCCAACCGGGGTCCTACTCGGGGTCGTGGGCGGGGGGGCGGCGGTCGTGGGGGGCATCTCGGCGATCGGGGGCGGGAGCGGGGGAGGGGGGGCGCCGACCTCTCAACCCCCGCCGACCACGTCCACGGCCGGGTCGCCGCCGAGCAGCCTGGCCGGGCCCTCGACCACGACTCCGGGAACCTCGACGTCCACCATCCCCGGCGCACCCACGACCACGGTGCCCGGGACTCCCACCACGACCCTGCCGGGTCCCACCACCACGACCCTGCCGGGCCCGACCACCACGACCCTGCCGGGCCCGACCACCACGACGTTGCCCGGTACGACGACCACGACGGTGCCGGGCACCACCACCACCACACTGCCCAGCACGACCACCACCACCCTCAACCCCTGTGCGGGCGACACGACGCCGCCTCAGGTCACGATCACGTCCCCCACGGGCGGCCTCTTTCTGCCCCTCCCCGTCACTGTGAGCGCCAGCGCCTCCGACGCGTTCGGCATCGCCAAGGTCGACTTCTACTACCAGGAGTCGGGCCACTCCGCCGTCTTCTTCGGGAGGAGCACCTCCGCGCCGTACCGCGCCACCCTGTTCTCCCTCTGCCAGGCGGCCCTCTTGGACTCCTTCTCCCTCACCGCCGTGGCGACCGACAACTGCGGCCTCGTGGCCACTTCCTCCCCGGTGACCATAACCCTCCTCGGCCTCCCCCTGTGCTTCTCCTCGACCCCGCCGCCCCCAGGGGCGGGCTGGATCAGCGACCTGGCCGTCCCGGGCGGACACGGTCAGGTGGTACTGAACGGGACGGACGCCTTCTTCCCCAGCGCGGGCCCTTCGAGGATCACGGCCCCCGGGCGCCCGGGTTCCAACC includes the following:
- a CDS encoding BON domain-containing protein, which produces MALESTPEGALLKRLFALIVLLALVGAALHYYWGLPSGDKGRLGVLGHRLQDAKVTASVRAALALNRNLKPYSIDVATESGVVTLRGQVPAQDLGELAARVVGAVPDVVQVVNHLQVAAGPAAASGPEARTIGESLDDRSLEVEVRFALSLRRELGGTDINVSVFRRQVTLSGEVAGLAQRDVALEAARAVPGVAGVTDNIRVRGEATPRGRAGAESAIRANPNLAPYGLKVAEEKGKLVLRGQVRTGAEKDLAGLLARQGAGGPVENALQIMLR
- a CDS encoding OmpA family protein, giving the protein MSGRWTALALGGFLVLTGTSWADGTSGDAADKKDGAACTVKKEEVKTWTMTVDGQEWEVRPATPSYEGDTGLFHLSSAYTLPKGKASVSVFRQVLNRDPKDINFAIFGLSLAYGATDRLELFGDVGIQNRVDADALFQPGFYNDLPGVTTPWQSGFGDVKLGGKFKFLDDYRGEGVGLALKAAVKFGTADETLGLGTGKTSFAADLILSKSLDHHADLHGSLGYEFNSSPDAVKIGNAFKWGVGLNFPSCSKIQLQAEVTGRSYSSADSAQTNPVDVVIGPVFFIKPGFFIRPALSWNANFNDRGSNQGFKSYSDYEVSIGYHPGTRCCQVYVPPPPPPPPTNRNPTVNCEIEKSQILPGETVRCRAVASDPDGDPLTYSWTASSGRVTGTGTEAVFDSAGVPPGTTVSVTVSVSDGRGGTAQSVCSVRVQAPEKPRPEPVTCTSGGFPRNLARLNNVDKACLDDVASKLKQDPRSRVIIVGHADSNERYPEVIGRKRAEAVKSYLVKERGIEEARITAKSAGASKPLDTGTSAAARAKNRRVDVIFVPEGATPPEDDD
- a CDS encoding Ig-like domain-containing protein, which encodes MRPAGLIILLLLGLASSAAGQGLVIDHDGLGCVVAGKYPKLSACIAPRSRVARARVYFRGEGTPNWYYVTLTSDMPCYRGLLPKPKRDLRRFSYYIAAVDMAFAETQTGEYVAEVVPDEASCRKGPLAPFLQDASVVATPAAGGAAIPPGFSAVGAVGGLPTGVLLGVVGGGAAVVGGISAIGGGSGGGGAPTSQPPPTTSTAGSPPSSLAGPSTTTPGTSTSTIPGAPTTTVPGTPTTTLPGPTTTTLPGPTTTTLPGPTTTTLPGTTTTTVPGTTTTTLPSTTTTTLNPCAGDTTPPQVTITSPTGGLFLPLPVTVSASASDAFGIAKVDFYYQESGHSAVFFGRSTSAPYRATLFSLCQAALLDSFSLTAVATDNCGLVATSSPVTITLLGLPLCFSSTPPPPGAGWISDLAVPGGHGQVVLNGTDAFFPSAGPSRITAPGRPGSNRVEAVLVNAPGRGGTWRFDLSGLGLKAGSLRVVAGEVVLATPDTVVFRLSGRPGERVVFSFRTEDDR
- the sthA gene encoding Si-specific NAD(P)(+) transhydrogenase, with amino-acid sequence MSPDTFDLVVLGSGPAGEKGAAQAAYFGKRVALVEKDPHLGGAGVNTGTVPSKTLRETALYFSGLSQRGLYGVDYSIKEDIGVRDFMHREEEVVRTLRALIGANIERHRIEVVRGAASFDDPHTVRARVQGQPDRLLSAPVILIATGSTPNWPDGIPRDPLRLYDSDSILHMDRIPTSLAVIGAGVIGCEYATMFRAMGISVTLVGGTERLLPFLDAEIGDRLRLQMELLGLRVVLGQSLEEVRLDRPQVLLRLKNGEELEVERVLFATGRMGATTELGLERVGLTAGPRGHLKVNEHYQTSVPHVYAAGDVIGFPALASTSMEQARVAMCHAFDLKYKSRVSSLLPMAVYTIPEIAAVGETEESCREKGIAYGVGRAHYPNNSRGQIIGDMSGLVKLIFSPVDLKLLGVHILGEMASELVHVGQSCLYFHGTLDDFIQIVYNYPTLGEAFKYAAYDGLGNLARQREGGETVGG